Proteins from one Mobula birostris isolate sMobBir1 chromosome 10, sMobBir1.hap1, whole genome shotgun sequence genomic window:
- the LOC140204430 gene encoding prolactin-releasing peptide receptor-like produces the protein MNRAAMEEESTANDSAANGSSPVTFPGTDLLQRYKPFFILLYGALVAVACLGNAFLIGCIAADKKLHNATNFFIGNLSAADLLMCLCCVPLTLSYAFEPQGWLYGGFMCHLTSLLQSATVYVSVLSLTAIAVDRYMLVAHPIRRRTSRRWFGLTTATIWLVSLLLASPAAVHTTYQEFPAIGFSACGESWPASEGQKIAYSCTILLVSYMLPLSAVIVSYCAITVHLKRRGSLEESGRDPAHWGKRKRRTFLLLVVSALVFGISWLPLQLLNLIIDLDTKLTILNYHHIKILHLSCHWLAMSSSCYNPFIYASLHRKFRLRLRDYVQRRRRKGSFVSNVLSPAAPTSS, from the coding sequence ATGAACCGGGCGGCGATGGAGGAGGAGAGCACGGCCAATGACAGCGCGGCCAACGGCAGCTCGCCGGTGACCTTCCCCGGGACGGACCTGCTGCAGCGGTACAAGCCCTTCTTCATCCTGCTGTACGGTGCGCTGGTGGCCGTGGCCTGCTTGGGCAACGCCTTCCTGATCGGCTGCATCGCGGCGGACAAGAAGCTCCACAACGCCACCAACTTCTTCATCGGCAACCTGTCGGCCGCCGACCTGCTGATGTGCCTATGCTGCGTGCCCCTCACCCTGTCCTACGCCTTCGAGCCGCAGGGCTGGCTCTACGGCGGCTTCATGTGCCACCTCACCTCGCTGCTGCAGTCCGCCACCGTCTACGTGTCGGTGCTGTCGCTGACGGCCATCGCGGTGGACCGCTACATGCTGGTGGCGCACCCCATTCGGCGCAGGACCTCCCGCCGCTGGTTTGGCCTCACCACGGCCACTATCTGGCTCGTGTCGCTCTTGCTGGCCAGCCCAGCCGCTGTCCACACCACATACCAGGAGTTCCCCGCCATCGGCTTCAGTGCCTGTGGGGAGTCCTGGCCGGCCTCGGAGGGCCAAAAGATAGCCTACTCGTGCACCATTCTGCTCGTGTCCTATATGCTCCCTCTCTCCGCTGTCATCGTCTCGTACTGCGCCATCACAGTCCACTTGAAGAGGCGGGGCAGTCTGGAGGAATCGGGAAGGGATCCCGCCCACTGGGGCAAGCGGAAGAGGCGGACCTTCCTTCTCCTGGTGGTGTCGGCCCTGGTCTTCGGCATCAGCTGGCTGCCCCTGCAGCTGCTCAACCTCATCATCGACCTGGACACCAAACTGACCATCCTCAACTACCACCACATCAAGATCCTGCACCTGTCCTGCCACTGGCTGGCTATGAGCTCCTCCTGCTACAACCCCTTCATCTACGCCTCGCTCCACCGCAAGTTCCGGCTCCGCCTCCGGGACTACGTGCAGCGCAGGAGGAGGAAAGGTAGCTTCGTGTCCAATGTCCTGTCCCCTGCCGCTCCCACCAGCAGCTGA